The Intestinibaculum porci DNA window AAGTGCGAAAGTGACGTTAAGTGTCATTAACTTTCTGTATACCATCCCATCAATCTCAATGTTAGGATTCCTAATTCCTTTCTCTGGTATTGGGGATGCGACTGCTATTATTGCTTTAACCATTTATGCCCTCTTACCAATGGTGCGCAATACATATACGGGTATGACAAATGTCGATGAGGCGATTATTGAAGCAGCCAAAGGGATGGGCTCAACCAAATTTCAGATTCTTTATAAGATTCAGCTGCCATTAGCGATGCCGGTTATCTTTGCGGCTATCCGCAACATGGTGACGATGACCATTGCTTTAGCCGGGATTGCCTCATTTATTGGTGCGGGCGGCTTAGGGGTCGCCATCTATCGTGGCATTACTACAAATAATGCGGCGATGACTGTTGCCGGCAGTTTACTCATTGCGTTATTAGCGTTAATTGTCGACTTTGTTTTAGGGGCGATTGAAAAACGTTTATTAAAACGTGATGAAAAAGCGAAAAAACAAAATAAACGCATTGCTTTAGCGGGCGGCTTAGCGATTGTGATCTTCCTTGGCTATGCCTTCTTCCCTAAACAAAAGCAGGAAACGATTCACATTGCGACCAAGCCGATGACGGAGCAGTATATCTTAGGGGAAATGCTGAAAAAGGTGATTACGGATAAAACAGATTTAAAAGTCTCATTAACGCAAGGTGTCGGCGGCGGAACATCTAATATTCAGCCGGCGATGGTGAGCGGGAAGTTTGATATGTATCCAGAATATACTGGAACAGGCTGGAATATGGTTTTGAAAAAATCTTCACTTTACTCAGAGAAACAGTTCTCCACATTACAAAAGGCTTATCAAAGCAAGTATGGTTTAACATGGCAGACAATGTTAGGTTTTAACGATACTTATGGTGTGGCTATTTATAAACCGATTGCGGAAAAATACAACATTAAAACATACTCTGATCTCAAGGCTCTCAATGGTAAACTGATCTTAGGTGCAGAATATGATTTCTTTGATCGCCCTGATGGCTATAAGAAACTAAAAAAGACGTATGGCTTATCTTTTAAAGCCACGAAAGATATGGATATGGGCTTGAAATACAAAGCTATTAATAATCATCAGGTTGATGTGATGCCTGTCAATACAACCGATGGTCAGCTATCCCATGCTAATGTCCGTTTATTAAAAGATAACTTGCATATGTATCCCTCTTATCAGTGTGGTTTAGTCATTAATCAGACGTTCTTAAAGGCGCATCCAGAATTAAAGAAAGCCTTAAAAGTTTTTGATCATCTGATTAGTGAAAATGATATGTCGAAAATGAATTATGAAGTGGAAACGAAGAAGAAAGAGCCAGCGGCGGTAGCGCAGGCCTTCTTATTAGCGAAAGGGGTGTAAGTGATGGCGATTATTACATTTGACCATGTCAAGAAAGTTTATGGTAAGCAGACTGTTATTCCCAATTTAAGTTTTAGTGTTGAAAAAGGCGAATTTGTGATGATGATTGGGACCTCCGGCAGTGGGAAGACAACGACGCTGAAAATGATCAACGGTCTGATTATGCCAAGCGGCGGAGACATTATTGTCGAAGGCAAATCAATCAAAGAGCATGATCTGATTGCCTTACGCCGTTCAATTGGATATGTTATTCAGGGCAGTGTGCTCTTCCCGCATATGAACGTTGAAGAGAATATTGCCTATGTTTTAAAGCTGTTACATAAAAGCAAAGAAGAAATTACACAGGCCGTCGATCACTGGATGAAAGTTACTGACTTAGATTTAAGTCTGAAAAAACGTTTTCCAAGCGAACTTTCTGGCGGTCAGCAGCAGCGTGTCGGGATTGCCCGCGCCTTGGCGGCGACGCCGGACTTAGTATTGATGGACGAACCTTTTGGGGCTGTCGATGCGATCACCCGCGAAGCGCTTCAGCAGGAAATAAAAAAGATTCATGCTCAGGTAGGCATTACAATTATGTTTATCACTCATGATATTGAAGAAGCTTTAACCTTAGGTACAAAAGTGATGGTGATGGATCAGGGACAAATCGTCCAATACGATACGCCAGAGGTCATTAAAACCCATCCTGCTAATGCTTTTGTGGCGCAGCTGGTTTCACGAACGCAATAATTTCTGTATCAAAAGACTTATTTATGCATCAAAGGTGTAATAAGTCTTTTTTACAATTTGAAAAGCCTTATTATAAGGGGATTTTTTCGTTCAGGAATATTGAATAGAAATAGGTCCTATGGTATTATTTTTGCAACACAAAAACTATTTTTTCATGCTTGTGTTACACACTGTGGGAAGTGTAAGGGGGAATTTAATATGGATCGTCGTGCGATCAAATCACGAGAAGCGATTGTACAGGCATTTTTATATCTTTTACCGCGTAAAGGCTTTGATAAGCTGACTGTGCGGGAAATTGCCGATCAGGCGCAATTAAACCGGGTGACGTTTTATCAGCATTACAAGGATAAATATGATTTACTAGAACAGTGCGCGAAACATTATGTGGATGAGATGCTTAAAGGGAATATGAACGTTGATTTAAAGAGTCTTATTCATCGTAGTTTTCTTTATGTCCAAAAGCATCAGGAAGAGCTTTTAAAACTGAGTCAGAAAGAAGTTGTTTACGCGTTATTGGATGCTTTTAAAAAACAGTTACGGGATCATTATTTACCGCTTATTACCGGAAATCACTTGGAAGATATTATGATGAATGAAATTCATGCCGGGATGGCGACAGGAATGCTGCAATGGTGGATTCATCACGCTCAGGATTACAGCGTAGAAGAGGCCGTCAATAGCTACATGATCTTACGTTCACGCTTATTTATTTCATAATTTTTAAAAATCGAATCAGAAAAACACGTTATTCGCTTCTTTTCGTGGTACACTAAAAGTAGTATTCATGAAAGGAGATGGATGACATGCTGATGTATTCCACAATGCTCGATATTGCGAATACGCTCACGCAAGAAGCGTTTATTCAATTGGTGATTGAATGGAATCAAAAGAGCGCTCACAAGGAAAATATCATCCCTGATTTACATTATCAGGGAGAACGTCATATTCGTCTCGGCCATGATGAGAAATGGATGGATATCGAAGAATATGAAGAAAAGAATATTATTGCGATCCGTTATCAGAAACAGGGGGAAGATGCCTCGATTTGGAATACGGATTATATCATGAACTTCGATGAGATGAAGATGGCAATTCATCTTGATCACAGCTATACGCTCCATTCTCAATTGGATGTTTTAGGATTTTCTACTCCGCGTTTTTTAAGTTTACTGATTGCCCATGGCTATTTAAAAGATGATGGCTTACTGCCGGTCTTGCGTAAACCCATTAAGATCAATAAAGACACATTATCTTTACTTGTTGCATGTATGAATGATCAGGCGCAAAATCGCTTGCCAGTCATCTATATTTCTAAGACGAAGAAAGATAGTTATGCAGTAGATGTCAAGAAATTAAGCAGTCGTCTCAAAGGGGTAGCCCATGTGCTTACCCAGGAGAGCTATGATGATACGCTCATGATTCGCCGCACCTGCCCTAGTCAGGTTGCTTATAATGGCGGAATCGATATCTATTTGCCGCATGGCACGCACCAGCATATTGCCTATCGGGAATACTTTGATGAAGGGGAACGCCTCTTTAATAAAGTGTCTCGAGAGATTTTACACTATGCCAATGTGCAGGCGGTTTTACCGCTTTATACCTGGTCTGGCGTCAATAATGCGATCTTGCAGGAAAAGTGGCATCATATGCAAAGTGAATATGAGAAAGCTAAAAATGAAGTCGATGAATATTTAGGGGCATTTGATGACGACTATGCGAAGATGCAGAAACAAATCGATGAACTGACCAAAGCCAATCTTTCCTTAACTTTGGAAAATCAGGGGTTACGCTCAAAATTAAGTGACAGTCAGAAAGTGCCGGTGCTATATTTTGGGGAAGAAGAAGAGTTTTATCAGGGTGAGATTAAAGAGATGCTGCTAGATGCGATCAATGCGCAATTAAAAAATGTTCAGGATCATTCGCGGCGTCATGATGTTTATGAAGATATTTTACAAAAGAATGATCATCAGCATCTTTATCAAAAGCGGATGAATACCATCAAAGCTGTATTAAAAGATTATAAATCCCTTAATGCCTCATTAAAACAGAAGCTGATGGATTTAGGTTTTGAAATTCAGGATGATGGCAAACACTATAAATTGATCTATTATGGTGATGAACGTTATATGCTGGTTATTGCGAAAACTGGATCGGATGTGCGAGAAGGAAAAAACAATGCCTCGATGATTTGTAAAAAGAT harbors:
- a CDS encoding ABC transporter permease/substrate-binding protein, which codes for MNNVIHLLISQWSFFGGLLVEHIEISLASIAIAIVVGGLAGILISEFRKSAKVTLSVINFLYTIPSISMLGFLIPFSGIGDATAIIALTIYALLPMVRNTYTGMTNVDEAIIEAAKGMGSTKFQILYKIQLPLAMPVIFAAIRNMVTMTIALAGIASFIGAGGLGVAIYRGITTNNAAMTVAGSLLIALLALIVDFVLGAIEKRLLKRDEKAKKQNKRIALAGGLAIVIFLGYAFFPKQKQETIHIATKPMTEQYILGEMLKKVITDKTDLKVSLTQGVGGGTSNIQPAMVSGKFDMYPEYTGTGWNMVLKKSSLYSEKQFSTLQKAYQSKYGLTWQTMLGFNDTYGVAIYKPIAEKYNIKTYSDLKALNGKLILGAEYDFFDRPDGYKKLKKTYGLSFKATKDMDMGLKYKAINNHQVDVMPVNTTDGQLSHANVRLLKDNLHMYPSYQCGLVINQTFLKAHPELKKALKVFDHLISENDMSKMNYEVETKKKEPAAVAQAFLLAKGV
- a CDS encoding ATP-binding cassette domain-containing protein; protein product: MAIITFDHVKKVYGKQTVIPNLSFSVEKGEFVMMIGTSGSGKTTTLKMINGLIMPSGGDIIVEGKSIKEHDLIALRRSIGYVIQGSVLFPHMNVEENIAYVLKLLHKSKEEITQAVDHWMKVTDLDLSLKKRFPSELSGGQQQRVGIARALAATPDLVLMDEPFGAVDAITREALQQEIKKIHAQVGITIMFITHDIEEALTLGTKVMVMDQGQIVQYDTPEVIKTHPANAFVAQLVSRTQ
- a CDS encoding TetR/AcrR family transcriptional regulator, translating into MDRRAIKSREAIVQAFLYLLPRKGFDKLTVREIADQAQLNRVTFYQHYKDKYDLLEQCAKHYVDEMLKGNMNVDLKSLIHRSFLYVQKHQEELLKLSQKEVVYALLDAFKKQLRDHYLPLITGNHLEDIMMNEIHAGMATGMLQWWIHHAQDYSVEEAVNSYMILRSRLFIS